The Mytilus galloprovincialis chromosome 2, xbMytGall1.hap1.1, whole genome shotgun sequence genome has a window encoding:
- the LOC143061925 gene encoding uncharacterized protein LOC143061925 has product MLEATSIVTEDQDNSFSIDSPSTKSQQSSNKKVDNVDQRKPKRSKTKTKKASSSKDERGQRTKRKLIDETDSLEQNDNHSNENFNKNDEDYHDIYIAEVETQNISVDNEKEEEEQMHLSDTEREDQGIPIIKAPAGLG; this is encoded by the exons ATGTTGGAGGCAACAAGTATTGTAACTGAAGACCAGGATAATTCCTTTTCTATAG ATTCACCAAGCACGAAATCACAACAATCTAGTAACAAGAAGGTAGACAATGTGGACCAACGGAAGCCAAAGAGGTCAAAGACAAAGACTAAAAAGGCCAGCTCTTCAAAAGATGAAAGGGGCCAAAGGACTAAAAGAAAGCTAATTGATG aaacagaTTCTTTGGAACAAAATGATAATCattcaaatgaaaatttcaacaaaaatgatGAAGATTATCATGACATATATATTGCAGAG GTTGAAACACAAAATATATCTGTGGATAACGAGAAGGAGGAAGAAGAACAGATGCATTTAA GTGATACAGAAAGAGAAGATCAAGGAATACCTATCATTAAGGCCCCAG CTGGGCTCGGCTAA